The following coding sequences lie in one Bacillota bacterium genomic window:
- a CDS encoding ABC transporter permease, producing the protein MLFGAGGALIVAYFAHWPPLISFWTVLLAFGFSACVGLFFGLYPASRAAALSPAEAIRHL; encoded by the coding sequence GTGCTTTTTGGAGCAGGGGGCGCCTTGATTGTTGCTTACTTTGCCCACTGGCCGCCACTGATCTCTTTCTGGACGGTGTTGTTAGCTTTCGGTTTCTCTGCCTGCGTCGGCCTCTTTTTCGGGCTTTACCCTGCCAGCCGCGCCGCGGCCCTCAGTCCGGCGGAAGCC